From Armigeres subalbatus isolate Guangzhou_Male unplaced genomic scaffold, GZ_Asu_2 Contig515, whole genome shotgun sequence, one genomic window encodes:
- the LOC134204308 gene encoding PDZ domain-containing protein GIPC1-like, producing the protein MSNLLGGQIGLNDFIFAHKKGRPKEVEIVKSEDALGLTITDNGAGYAFIKRIKDGSVIDRIPHTGWWIVGDHIEKLDGINVVGKRHYEVARMLKDIPTGSTFTIRLVEPMKSGFQGIAPRKGGAKQSKPGYGSGKETLRFKANGNATIEDEHDDSTQCGIDAINTLLDSFMGINDTELATQIWDLGSNKTNSMDFAEAIDASDLEAFGFTDDFIIELWGAVTDARQGRHRR; encoded by the exons ATGAGTAACCTGCTGGGTGGACAAATCGGGTTAAACGATTTCATCTTCGCACACAAAAAAGGCCGCCCCAAGGAGGTGGAAATAGTCAAATCGGAAGACGCCCTCGGACTGACCATCACCGACAACGGTGCCGGATATGCGTTCATCAAGCGGATCAAGGACGGCAGCGTCATCGATCGGATCCCACATACAGGTTGGTGGATT GTTGGCGACCACATCGAAAAGCTAGACGGTATCAATGTGGTCGGAAAGCGACACTACGAGGTGGCCCGTATGCTAAAAGACATCCCCACCGGATCGACCTTTACGATTCGGTTGGTCGAACCGATGAAGAGTGGTTTCCAGGGTATCGCGCCTCGGAAGGGTGGCGCCAAACAGTCCAAACCTGGCTACGGAAGTGGAAAGGAAACGCTTAGGTTTAAGGCCAACGGAAATGCCACTATCGAGGACGAG CACGACGACTCAACACAGTGCGGAATCGATGCCATCAATACACTGCTAGATTCATTTATGGGAATCAACGACACTGAACTAGCGACGCAG ATATGGGATCTAGGCAGCAATAAAACCAACTCAATGGACTTTGCCGAGGCGATTGATGCTTCCGACCTAGAGGCGtttggtttcaccgacgacTTCATCATCGAACTGTGGGGTGCAGTCACCGACGCTCGACAGGGTCGTCATCGGAGATAA